A genome region from Geodermatophilus bullaregiensis includes the following:
- a CDS encoding TIGR03086 family metal-binding protein, translating to MPTPDTATTTPVATAYTAAVEPLLAVADAVPADRWDAASPCEGWTARDVVAHVVDTQREFLTGRGVDLGPAPDVAADPAAALRAHAERVLAAVGDPVVADARSDGFSGPTTVGETLEQFYVWDLVPHRWDLARATGQDAGLTDAELDRLEAGARSWGDALYTEGICRPGVEVPDGAGREARVLALIGRRA from the coding sequence ATGCCGACCCCGGACACCGCCACCACCACCCCCGTCGCCACCGCCTACACCGCGGCGGTCGAGCCGCTGCTCGCCGTCGCCGACGCCGTGCCCGCCGACCGCTGGGACGCCGCCTCGCCGTGCGAGGGCTGGACCGCCCGCGACGTCGTCGCTCACGTGGTCGACACGCAGCGCGAGTTCCTCACCGGCCGCGGCGTCGACCTCGGACCCGCTCCCGACGTCGCTGCCGACCCGGCCGCGGCGCTGCGCGCGCACGCGGAGCGGGTGCTCGCCGCGGTCGGCGACCCGGTCGTCGCCGACGCGCGCTCCGACGGCTTCTCCGGCCCGACGACGGTGGGGGAGACGCTGGAGCAGTTCTACGTCTGGGACCTGGTCCCGCACCGCTGGGACCTCGCCCGCGCCACGGGGCAGGACGCCGGCCTCACCGACGCCGAGCTCGACCGGCTCGAGGCCGGCGCCCGCAGCTGGGGGGACGCCCTGTACACGGAGGGCATCTGCCGCCCCGGTGTCGAGGTGCCGGACGGCGCCGGCCGCGAGGCGCGGGTGCTGGCCCTGATCGGCCGCCGCGCCTGA
- a CDS encoding alpha/beta fold hydrolase — translation MDAANGPREGRLELHDGRTLAYAEWGDPDGWPVLGCHGSPSSRLEHHVDDPAAYRRWGVRLIVPDRPGFGRSDPQPGRRVTDWPADVVALLDTLGVDRFAVLSLSGGAAYALACAHALPDRVRAVGVLGGAPPPDVPWPWPGWLPGPLRAAAHRPSPAATALLRPVFAPLTVRPALLPRYLQVRLNPADRRVIGRPAVRRALAATFTEGMRQGSGALAEDRALLFRPWGFPVGEVRQPVHVWHGTQDWQVPVGLGRVLAAMLPHCSAHWYAGEGHFLVFDHAREVYGALAP, via the coding sequence GTGGACGCCGCGAACGGGCCCCGCGAGGGGCGGCTGGAGCTGCACGACGGCCGGACGCTGGCCTACGCCGAGTGGGGCGACCCCGACGGCTGGCCGGTGCTCGGTTGCCACGGGTCGCCGAGCTCCCGGCTGGAGCACCACGTCGACGACCCCGCCGCCTACCGCCGCTGGGGCGTGCGGCTGATCGTCCCCGACCGGCCCGGTTTCGGGCGGTCCGACCCGCAGCCGGGCCGGCGGGTGACCGACTGGCCGGCCGACGTCGTTGCGCTGCTCGACACCCTCGGCGTCGACCGGTTCGCCGTGCTGAGCCTGTCCGGCGGAGCGGCCTACGCGCTGGCCTGCGCGCACGCCCTGCCCGACCGGGTGCGGGCGGTGGGGGTCCTGGGCGGCGCCCCGCCGCCGGACGTGCCCTGGCCGTGGCCGGGCTGGCTGCCGGGACCCCTGCGGGCGGCCGCGCACCGGCCCTCGCCGGCGGCGACGGCGCTGCTGCGGCCGGTGTTCGCGCCGCTCACCGTCCGCCCGGCGCTGCTGCCGCGCTACCTGCAGGTGCGGCTCAACCCGGCCGACCGCCGGGTCATCGGCCGGCCCGCCGTCCGCCGGGCCCTGGCGGCCACCTTCACCGAGGGGATGCGCCAGGGCTCGGGGGCGCTCGCGGAGGACCGGGCGCTGCTGTTCCGGCCGTGGGGCTTCCCGGTCGGCGAGGTGCGGCAGCCGGTGCACGTCTGGCACGGCACCCAGGACTGGCAGGTGCCGGTGGGCCTCGGCCGCGTGCTGGCCGCGATGCTGCCGCACTGCTCGGCGCACTGGTACGCCGGCGAGGGGCACTTCCTGGTCTTCGACCACGCCCGGGAGGTGTACGGCGCGCTGGCGCCGTGA